From Streptomyces sp. NBC_00690, a single genomic window includes:
- a CDS encoding cation:proton antiporter encodes MSSAEFFIRMGHVLAVLCGVLLVVAAGRFAARKAHQPEVVGELTAGLLAGPAAVWLLGHDTFDVVVPKEVLSVLKLTAQAGLVLFLVGLTHELRSGAPARMGRAAAWVSAGALVPALGTGALLAGWVLLTGDAAVRGTAPTAALVLVLAVSLSVTAVPVLARILTDRGMFDTGAGRLSLTAALVTDCVSWLLLSVAVGLGSGSLAGFLRAMATFACGVLVAALLRLVLRDRIAEVLCRRPWVPVLLTAGIAMGMAAAMELLGMTAILGAALAGLAVPVTDRWESAVARVSRAGRALVPVFFVVTGITVLTAGFGSAPITLIGAALVLGIAGKTVGGYVGARLGGQGHWDALRIGSLMNTRGLTELIVLHAAYEAGLLTAPLFLALVVMALVTTAMTGPALLAVDRAEMRRRQTALPPHTVRKGDGVR; translated from the coding sequence GTGAGTTCCGCTGAGTTCTTCATTCGGATGGGACATGTGCTCGCAGTGCTCTGCGGGGTGCTTCTCGTCGTCGCCGCCGGACGTTTTGCGGCGCGAAAGGCCCATCAGCCCGAAGTCGTCGGGGAATTGACGGCCGGACTGCTCGCCGGCCCCGCGGCGGTCTGGCTCCTGGGGCACGACACCTTCGATGTGGTGGTACCGAAGGAGGTGCTGTCGGTGCTCAAACTGACAGCGCAGGCGGGCCTGGTGCTGTTCCTGGTCGGTCTCACCCACGAATTGCGCAGCGGGGCGCCCGCGCGGATGGGGCGAGCTGCCGCCTGGGTGAGCGCGGGCGCGCTGGTGCCCGCACTGGGGACGGGCGCACTGCTGGCAGGCTGGGTGCTGCTGACCGGTGATGCGGCAGTGCGCGGCACCGCACCGACCGCCGCGTTGGTGCTGGTCCTGGCGGTGTCGCTGTCGGTCACGGCCGTCCCGGTGCTCGCTCGCATCCTCACCGATCGGGGCATGTTCGACACGGGGGCGGGACGGCTCTCGCTCACTGCGGCCCTGGTCACCGACTGTGTGTCATGGCTGTTGCTGTCGGTGGCGGTCGGCCTGGGGTCGGGGAGCCTCGCCGGCTTCCTGCGCGCGATGGCGACGTTCGCCTGCGGTGTGCTGGTCGCCGCGCTGCTGCGGCTGGTGCTGCGCGACCGGATCGCGGAGGTGCTGTGCCGCAGGCCGTGGGTTCCGGTGCTGCTGACGGCCGGGATCGCGATGGGCATGGCGGCGGCGATGGAACTCCTGGGCATGACGGCGATCCTGGGGGCGGCACTCGCCGGCCTCGCCGTGCCGGTGACGGATCGGTGGGAGAGCGCCGTGGCGCGGGTCAGCAGAGCCGGGCGGGCGCTGGTGCCGGTCTTCTTCGTGGTCACCGGCATCACCGTGCTGACCGCCGGGTTCGGGTCCGCACCGATCACGCTGATCGGGGCGGCCCTGGTGCTGGGGATCGCGGGCAAGACGGTGGGGGGCTATGTGGGAGCCAGGCTCGGCGGCCAGGGCCACTGGGACGCGCTGCGGATCGGCTCGCTGATGAACACGCGCGGCCTCACCGAACTGATCGTGCTGCACGCAGCGTACGAGGCGGGGCTGCTCACCGCGCCGCTGTTCCTGGCACTGGTGGTGATGGCCCTGGTCACCACCGCGATGACGGGACCCGCGCTCCTCGCCGTGGACCGGGCCGAGATGCGCCGCCGGCAGACCGCGTTGCCGCCGCACACGGTGCGAAAGGGCGACGGAGTGCGCTGA
- a CDS encoding flavin reductase family protein has product MPDRTGSITRSAGRATPDGFRSMMSGFPTGVAVVTATDSQGRPWGMTCSSLCSATLDPPTLLVCLRAASPTLAAVVSSGGFAVNLLHDGARATAELFASGCQNRFDRVGWFQDEANAGPHLWTDAHAVADCEVERTVPVGDHVLVFGRVLTVEQRPDLLPLLYGLRRYSSWPVA; this is encoded by the coding sequence ATGCCTGATCGGACCGGCTCGATCACGCGATCGGCCGGTCGTGCCACGCCGGACGGGTTCCGCTCGATGATGAGCGGCTTCCCGACCGGCGTGGCGGTGGTCACCGCGACCGATTCGCAGGGTCGGCCGTGGGGCATGACGTGCTCGTCGCTGTGCAGCGCAACACTGGATCCGCCGACCCTGCTGGTGTGCCTGCGCGCCGCGAGCCCGACGCTGGCGGCCGTCGTGAGCAGCGGCGGGTTCGCGGTGAACCTGCTGCACGACGGCGCGCGGGCCACCGCGGAACTGTTCGCGTCGGGCTGTCAGAACCGCTTCGACCGCGTCGGCTGGTTCCAGGACGAGGCCAACGCGGGCCCGCATCTATGGACGGACGCACATGCAGTGGCGGACTGCGAGGTCGAGCGGACCGTGCCGGTCGGGGACCATGTGCTGGTGTTCGGCCGGGTGCTGACCGTGGAACAGCGCCCGGACCTGCTGCCGCTCCTCTATGGCCTGCGCCGGTACAGCAGTTGGCCCGTCGCCTGA
- a CDS encoding methyltransferase has protein sequence MTIEQPLAQLSFGYIPAQILYTATELGIADALADGPLDHRDAAERTGADPVAVLRLLRALVGLGVVAQLDADRFELTASGRQLMTGTPGSLRDDILLSAMPELWRAWGDLPQVLRSGQPPRNPATGLTAHEALMRDPQLAEKFRAAKVLGNQVLTAGVTAAYDFSRFRTVADLSGDEATLLSAVLTAVPGLRGVVQDRPEALERAAAALAGAGVADRADVREGDVLGSAPLGADVYLLAHVLREWDDDQATAILRNCRAAMAPGGRVVIVETVVPAVLTPEDSATYGMTDLNNLVYAGGRERTAEEFRALLAGAGFMLTAQTSMKLEPGMPDYHLIEGTPGV, from the coding sequence GTGACGATCGAGCAACCGCTGGCGCAGTTGTCCTTCGGGTACATACCGGCCCAGATCCTTTACACCGCGACGGAGCTCGGCATCGCCGACGCACTCGCCGACGGCCCGCTTGACCATCGGGACGCCGCTGAGCGCACCGGCGCCGATCCGGTCGCGGTCCTCCGGCTGCTACGGGCACTGGTGGGCCTCGGCGTGGTCGCCCAACTGGACGCCGATCGGTTTGAACTCACCGCATCGGGCCGGCAGCTGATGACCGGCACACCCGGCTCGCTCCGCGACGACATCCTGCTCTCGGCCATGCCCGAACTGTGGCGCGCCTGGGGGGATCTGCCGCAGGTGCTGCGCAGCGGACAGCCGCCGAGGAATCCCGCGACGGGTCTCACCGCCCACGAGGCGCTGATGCGCGACCCGCAGCTGGCCGAGAAGTTCCGCGCCGCCAAGGTCCTCGGGAACCAGGTGCTCACCGCCGGGGTCACCGCGGCCTACGACTTCTCCCGGTTCCGTACGGTCGCCGACCTCAGCGGCGACGAGGCCACCCTGCTGTCCGCGGTACTGACCGCGGTGCCCGGTCTGCGAGGTGTGGTGCAGGACAGGCCCGAGGCGCTGGAGCGCGCGGCTGCCGCACTGGCTGGCGCCGGCGTCGCAGACCGGGCCGACGTCCGGGAGGGCGATGTCCTGGGCTCCGCACCGCTGGGCGCCGACGTCTATCTCCTCGCCCATGTGCTGCGGGAGTGGGACGACGACCAGGCCACGGCGATCCTGCGCAACTGCCGTGCGGCGATGGCGCCCGGTGGCCGGGTGGTGATCGTGGAGACCGTGGTCCCCGCCGTTCTCACGCCGGAGGACTCCGCCACCTACGGAATGACGGACCTCAACAACCTCGTGTACGCCGGCGGCAGGGAGCGGACCGCTGAGGAGTTCCGGGCGCTGCTGGCGGGCGCGGGCTTCATGCTCACCGCGCAGACCAGCATGAAGTTGGAGCCCGGGATGCCGGACTACCACCTCATCGAGGGGACGCCCGGCGTATAG
- a CDS encoding ABC transporter ATP-binding protein yields the protein MHTSEEVVLDVEGLRMRYGTTDVLHDVTFQVRQGEVMCLLGPNGAGKTTTIEVLEGFRMRSAGRVEVLGTDPAHGDERWRARVGVVLQSWRDHGRWYVRELLAHLGSYYAAYSTETIKRPWDPDELVASVGLTEHAHKKVRMLSGGQRRRLDVAVGIAGRPELLFLDEPTAGLDPVARHEFHELVGRLAREHETTILLTTHDLPEAEKLADRIMILDGGRIIGDGTAEELSRRIAGEDTVRWTRQGRQYEQSTVDSTGFTFGLFKEYGEEIADLEVRRASLEDTYLAMVRKAETSDGTTSEETAESAGETAAVNEGAAR from the coding sequence ATGCACACGAGCGAGGAGGTCGTGCTCGATGTCGAGGGCCTGCGCATGCGCTATGGCACCACTGACGTCCTGCACGACGTGACCTTCCAGGTGCGACAGGGCGAAGTGATGTGCTTACTCGGCCCCAACGGTGCCGGGAAGACCACCACGATCGAGGTCCTGGAGGGCTTCAGAATGCGGTCGGCTGGCCGGGTCGAGGTGCTGGGCACCGACCCGGCGCACGGCGACGAGCGGTGGCGGGCGCGGGTCGGAGTCGTCCTCCAGTCGTGGCGCGACCACGGGCGCTGGTACGTGCGCGAACTGCTCGCGCACCTCGGCAGCTACTACGCCGCCTACTCCACCGAGACGATCAAGCGGCCCTGGGACCCTGATGAGCTCGTCGCATCCGTCGGCCTCACCGAGCACGCCCACAAGAAGGTCAGGATGCTCTCCGGCGGCCAGCGCCGCAGGCTCGACGTGGCGGTCGGCATCGCGGGGCGCCCCGAACTCCTCTTCCTGGACGAGCCCACCGCGGGCCTCGACCCGGTTGCCCGCCATGAGTTCCACGAGCTCGTCGGCCGCCTCGCCCGGGAACACGAGACGACGATCCTGCTCACCACTCACGATCTGCCGGAAGCCGAGAAGCTCGCGGACCGCATCATGATCCTCGACGGCGGTCGGATCATCGGCGACGGCACGGCGGAGGAGCTCTCCCGGCGCATCGCGGGTGAGGACACAGTCCGCTGGACCCGGCAGGGGCGGCAGTACGAGCAGTCGACCGTCGACTCCACGGGGTTCACCTTCGGGCTGTTCAAGGAGTACGGCGAGGAGATCGCCGATCTGGAGGTCCGCAGGGCCTCGCTTGAGGACACGTACCTCGCCATGGTCCGGAAGGCCGAAACGAGTGACGGAACGACGTCGGAGGAGACTGCGGAGTCGGCGGGCGAGACCGCGGCCGTGAACGAAGGAGCGGCCCGATGA
- a CDS encoding DUF4097 family beta strand repeat-containing protein, whose amino-acid sequence MASFDTPEPITAVFEIGIGDIRLRASDRVDTVVEVRPTDSSKVSDVAAAKQVRVNFSRGKLQVKTDWRLLRRSSASPEEGGSVEVSVELPEGSQVRGGSAWAGLYAEGRLGECQFETVESDILLDQTGPLRLTAISGDITVARMTGHGEITKKSGTVRIGEIEGSAVIKNDHGANSVGEVTGTLRVTGANGDIDITRAYGGVEAKTASGCIRIGEVRRGLVLLTAASGDVEVGIREGSAVKYDVSTVFGTVHNELDSAEGPGDSVDVVEVRVRTFDGDVAIRRSE is encoded by the coding sequence GTGGCCAGTTTCGATACCCCCGAACCGATCACCGCAGTGTTCGAGATCGGCATCGGGGACATCAGGCTTAGAGCGAGTGACCGTGTGGACACTGTCGTAGAGGTACGCCCGACGGATAGTTCCAAGGTGTCCGACGTCGCAGCCGCCAAACAGGTACGGGTCAATTTCTCCCGAGGGAAGTTGCAGGTCAAGACGGACTGGCGACTGCTGCGGCGGTCCAGTGCGTCTCCCGAGGAGGGCGGTTCGGTCGAGGTGAGCGTCGAACTGCCCGAGGGGTCCCAGGTGCGGGGAGGCTCGGCCTGGGCGGGACTGTACGCGGAGGGCCGTCTCGGCGAGTGCCAGTTCGAGACGGTGGAGAGCGACATCCTGCTCGATCAGACGGGGCCGCTGCGCCTCACCGCCATCTCCGGCGACATCACGGTGGCCCGGATGACGGGCCACGGTGAGATCACCAAGAAGTCCGGGACGGTCCGGATCGGTGAGATCGAGGGCAGCGCGGTGATCAAGAACGACCACGGTGCCAACTCCGTGGGAGAGGTCACCGGGACGCTCCGGGTGACCGGGGCCAACGGCGACATCGACATCACCCGCGCCTACGGCGGCGTCGAGGCCAAGACGGCCTCCGGGTGTATCCGGATCGGCGAGGTCAGACGCGGACTGGTGCTACTGACCGCCGCTTCGGGTGATGTCGAGGTCGGCATCCGCGAGGGCAGCGCAGTGAAGTACGACGTGAGCACGGTCTTCGGCACTGTGCACAACGAGTTGGATTCGGCCGAAGGACCCGGCGACTCGGTGGACGTCGTCGAAGTCAGGGTACGCACCTTCGACGGAGACGTGGCAATCCGTCGGTCCGAGTAA
- a CDS encoding cytochrome P450 produces the protein MTTVVDRWNVHPGHRWLRGERPKSPVQFDEELGMWCVYGHPEILEVLSTPEVFTSDTARLLPVSVDPSLIEGDMSQMDPPRHRAFRGLVSRAFTPRLIAGLEPRIAEITDGLIADMDGKSEIELVAELAYPLPVIVIAELLGIPDSDRDLFKKWADNIIEGFSGASFLDDSEQGEQDLRDATDRLQPLLEYLAGHVADRRRNPKQDLLTHLALAEADGERLTDNEVVNVANILLVTGHITTTMLLGNTVLCLDAEPDEFARVRKDRSLVPGAIEEALRTLPPSAALARGTTRQVRLSGQLIPKDQLVQLWLGAANRDPRTFERPGVYDPTRSPNPHFGFGRGIHYCIGAALSQLEGRVALNKLLDRFPVLRTDPDRPPEFFPTADMIGVNSLHLQTS, from the coding sequence ATGACGACGGTGGTCGACCGGTGGAACGTGCACCCAGGACACCGCTGGCTGCGCGGCGAACGCCCGAAGTCCCCGGTGCAGTTCGACGAAGAGCTGGGCATGTGGTGCGTGTACGGCCACCCCGAGATCCTGGAGGTGCTCAGCACCCCCGAGGTGTTCACGTCCGACACCGCGCGGCTGCTGCCCGTGAGCGTCGACCCCTCGCTCATCGAGGGCGACATGTCCCAGATGGACCCGCCCCGGCACCGGGCCTTCCGCGGGCTGGTCAGTCGCGCCTTCACGCCTCGGCTGATCGCCGGTCTCGAACCGCGCATCGCGGAGATCACCGACGGGCTGATCGCCGACATGGACGGCAAGTCCGAGATCGAGCTCGTCGCCGAGCTGGCGTATCCGCTGCCGGTCATCGTCATCGCCGAGCTCCTCGGAATTCCCGACAGCGACCGCGACCTGTTCAAGAAGTGGGCCGACAACATCATCGAGGGCTTCAGCGGAGCCTCGTTCCTCGACGACAGCGAACAGGGCGAGCAGGACCTGCGCGATGCCACGGACCGGTTGCAGCCCCTGCTCGAATATCTGGCCGGACATGTCGCCGACCGCCGCCGCAACCCGAAGCAGGACCTGCTCACGCACCTGGCCCTGGCCGAGGCGGACGGCGAGCGGCTCACCGACAACGAAGTCGTGAACGTCGCCAACATCTTGCTGGTCACCGGACACATCACCACCACGATGCTCCTCGGCAACACCGTGTTGTGCCTGGACGCCGAGCCCGATGAGTTCGCCCGGGTGCGCAAGGACAGATCGCTGGTCCCCGGCGCCATCGAGGAGGCCCTGCGGACACTGCCACCGTCGGCCGCGCTCGCCCGGGGCACCACCAGACAGGTGCGGCTCAGTGGGCAGCTCATCCCGAAGGACCAGTTGGTCCAGCTGTGGCTGGGCGCCGCCAACCGTGACCCGCGCACCTTTGAGCGGCCCGGTGTCTACGACCCGACGCGCAGTCCCAATCCGCACTTCGGCTTCGGCCGGGGCATCCACTACTGCATCGGTGCCGCCCTGAGCCAGCTGGAGGGCCGGGTCGCGCTCAACAAGCTCCTGGACCGATTCCCGGTGCTCCGTACGGACCCGGACAGACCGCCGGAGTTCTTCCCGACCGCCGACATGATCGGTGTCAACTCCCTCCATCTGCAGACCTCATGA
- a CDS encoding LmbU family transcriptional regulator, with amino-acid sequence MGLEIPVDLSFEDWERAGQQLSGVVNSSVWWLGDWLVHGKENFSDRYKRGVREAGLSYQTLRNYAWVSRRFELGRRRSGLSFQHHAEVASLSIPEQELWLDRSEQMQWNTKQLRNAIREAHDGASGYDKKSSEVQRLAVPAKRLQWWREAAERSGVDFEKWVLETLDGAARQALDDTEDADGASAMSEGLTSCDPPELHQPPEAVRPPGDVAQPTVYVADWM; translated from the coding sequence GTGGGACTTGAGATTCCGGTGGACCTCTCGTTCGAAGACTGGGAACGCGCAGGTCAGCAGCTGTCTGGCGTCGTCAACTCATCGGTCTGGTGGCTTGGCGACTGGCTGGTTCACGGAAAGGAGAACTTCTCCGACCGCTATAAACGGGGAGTTCGTGAAGCCGGCCTCAGCTATCAGACCCTGCGGAACTACGCCTGGGTTTCCCGTCGCTTCGAATTAGGCCGCCGACGGTCGGGGCTCAGCTTTCAGCACCATGCGGAAGTGGCATCTCTTTCGATCCCTGAGCAAGAATTGTGGCTCGACCGTTCCGAGCAAATGCAATGGAACACAAAGCAGCTGCGAAATGCTATTCGCGAGGCTCATGACGGCGCCTCAGGGTACGACAAGAAATCATCGGAAGTGCAGCGTCTCGCGGTCCCCGCGAAACGCCTCCAGTGGTGGCGCGAGGCAGCTGAGCGGTCGGGGGTCGACTTCGAGAAATGGGTACTCGAAACCCTCGACGGAGCGGCCAGGCAAGCACTGGACGACACGGAAGATGCCGACGGCGCGTCGGCGATGAGCGAGGGACTGACCTCCTGCGACCCGCCTGAACTCCATCAACCTCCGGAAGCCGTACGGCCTCCTGGAGACGTGGCCCAGCCGACCGTCTACGTGGCCGACTGGATGTAA
- a CDS encoding ABC transporter permease: MNPTTTALRAGWTRGVIEIRQSVTNAGDIFNHFFWPVLMLVVMFFMRDVDFGSSGFMLGTLVLPSILGMNASMAIITMSQHLTADREDGTLLRAKATPNGMVGYLTGKIVSVSGCLIIDLAIFLIPGLIIIDGLSVGSSGAWLTLAWVLVLGLMATLPIGAVLGSIFTSARSQGILMLPILAMIGISGIFYPITSLPDWVQGLAQVFPVYWLGLGMRSALLPDAAASVEIGDSWRHLETVAVLGGWAVVGLLLAPVLLRRMARRESGSSVAARKEKALQRVG, translated from the coding sequence ATGAACCCGACGACGACGGCCCTGCGCGCGGGCTGGACCCGCGGTGTGATTGAGATCCGGCAGTCCGTCACCAACGCCGGAGACATCTTCAATCACTTCTTCTGGCCCGTGCTGATGCTGGTCGTCATGTTCTTCATGCGCGACGTCGACTTCGGCAGCAGCGGGTTCATGCTCGGCACCCTGGTGCTCCCCAGCATCCTCGGCATGAACGCGTCGATGGCCATCATCACCATGAGCCAGCACCTCACGGCCGACCGGGAGGACGGCACCCTGCTGCGGGCGAAGGCCACGCCGAACGGCATGGTGGGCTATCTCACCGGCAAGATCGTCTCGGTCTCCGGCTGTCTGATCATCGACCTCGCGATCTTCCTGATCCCCGGCCTGATCATCATCGACGGCCTGTCCGTCGGCAGCAGCGGAGCCTGGCTGACCCTCGCCTGGGTGCTCGTACTCGGACTGATGGCGACCCTGCCGATCGGCGCGGTGCTCGGCTCGATCTTCACCAGTGCGCGCAGCCAAGGGATCCTCATGCTGCCGATCCTCGCCATGATCGGCATCTCCGGCATCTTCTACCCGATCACCTCCCTGCCCGACTGGGTCCAGGGGCTCGCCCAGGTGTTCCCCGTCTACTGGCTCGGCCTCGGGATGCGCTCCGCCCTGCTGCCCGACGCTGCGGCCAGCGTCGAGATCGGCGACTCCTGGCGGCATTTGGAAACCGTGGCCGTACTCGGCGGCTGGGCGGTGGTCGGTCTGCTCCTCGCCCCCGTCCTGCTGCGCCGCATGGCGCGCCGCGAATCCGGGTCGAGCGTGGCAGCGCGCAAGGAGAAGGCCCTCCAGCGCGTGGGCTGA
- a CDS encoding AfsR/SARP family transcriptional regulator — protein sequence MEYRILGPVEVRDGGTTIPLDGEKQRTVLAALLLTETGFLSDTDLTSLLWGSRPPGTHNAQIYNYVSRLRKTVGGANIVRRSPGYRIEISTASLDLVDFEKLAKRGQGALAAGAYEEARRLLRSALALWHGPTLADVSEYLTNAERPRIEEARISVLESRIEADLAVGGHAEVLPELTRLVGQYPLRERFRAQLMTALYRCDRQAEALALYEDSRRMLAEELGVGPGVLLREVHHAILTAEDPTVTGAHGRERLCCRQATGQLLYRRRP from the coding sequence ATGGAGTACCGCATTCTGGGTCCGGTCGAAGTACGGGACGGAGGCACCACGATTCCCCTGGACGGTGAGAAGCAGCGGACCGTACTGGCGGCCCTGCTCCTCACCGAGACCGGTTTCCTCTCCGACACCGATCTGACGTCTTTGCTGTGGGGCTCACGACCACCTGGGACGCACAACGCCCAGATCTACAACTATGTCTCCCGACTGCGGAAGACGGTGGGTGGTGCGAACATCGTTCGTCGCTCTCCCGGCTACCGGATCGAGATCAGCACCGCGTCGCTCGACCTCGTCGACTTCGAGAAGCTGGCCAAGCGCGGCCAGGGGGCGCTGGCCGCGGGTGCGTACGAGGAGGCTCGTCGGCTGCTGCGGTCCGCGCTGGCCCTGTGGCACGGGCCGACGCTCGCCGATGTCTCGGAGTATCTGACCAACGCTGAACGACCACGCATCGAGGAGGCGCGGATCTCCGTACTGGAGAGCCGCATCGAAGCAGATCTCGCGGTCGGCGGGCACGCCGAGGTACTGCCGGAACTGACCCGCCTGGTGGGCCAGTACCCGCTGCGCGAGCGCTTCCGGGCCCAACTGATGACCGCGCTCTACCGCTGCGACCGCCAGGCCGAGGCGCTGGCGCTCTACGAGGACAGCAGACGGATGCTCGCCGAGGAACTCGGAGTGGGCCCCGGGGTGCTGCTGCGCGAGGTGCATCACGCGATCCTCACGGCGGAGGACCCCACCGTGACGGGAGCCCACGGCCGTGAGCGGCTGTGCTGCCGTCAGGCGACGGGCCAACTGCTGTACCGGCGCAGGCCATAG
- a CDS encoding tryptophan halogenase family protein: protein MTASYLKAAFGDRVSITLVESGKVGTIGVGEATFSDIRHFFEFLDLKEEEWMPACNATYKLAVRFQDWRRPGHHFYHPFEQLRSVNGFPLTEWWLQNGPTDRFDKDCFVMASLCDAGRSPRQLDGTLLDESGSDGLDKPIGLTMSEHQGKTQFPYAYHFEAALLAKFLTGYSVDRGVRHLVDDVLDVRLDERGWIDHVVTQDHGELHGDLFIDCTGFRGVLLNRALDVPFISYQDTLPNDSAVALQVPLDMKKNGIRPCTTATAQDAGWIWTIPLFGRIGTGYVYAKDYLSPEEAERTLREFVGPAGAEAEANHIRMRIGRSRESWVNNCVAIGLSSGFVEPLESTGIFFIHHAIEQLVRHFPAADWNPKLRGLYNSAVANVMDGVREFLVLHYKGAARNDTQYWKDAKTRDVPDALAGRLEAWQARLPGSEDVFPYYHGLPPYSYNCILLGTGGIKPPPSPALSLTDEKSAQKEFAAIHDKARHMVDRLPSHYDYFARMRGLDA, encoded by the coding sequence ATGACCGCCTCCTATCTGAAGGCGGCATTCGGCGACCGGGTTTCCATCACGCTCGTCGAGTCCGGCAAGGTCGGCACCATCGGCGTCGGCGAGGCGACCTTCAGTGACATCCGGCACTTCTTTGAATTCCTCGACCTGAAGGAAGAGGAATGGATGCCGGCCTGCAACGCCACTTACAAGCTGGCCGTCCGATTCCAGGACTGGCGACGGCCCGGCCATCACTTCTACCACCCGTTCGAGCAGTTGCGGTCGGTCAACGGCTTTCCGCTGACCGAATGGTGGCTCCAGAACGGACCCACCGACCGGTTCGACAAGGACTGCTTCGTCATGGCGTCCCTGTGCGACGCGGGCCGTAGCCCACGGCAGCTCGACGGGACCCTGCTGGACGAGAGCGGAAGCGACGGGCTCGACAAGCCCATCGGTCTGACGATGTCGGAGCACCAGGGGAAGACCCAGTTCCCGTACGCCTATCACTTCGAGGCGGCGTTGCTCGCGAAGTTCCTCACCGGATACTCCGTCGACCGCGGCGTACGGCACCTCGTGGACGACGTACTCGACGTCCGGCTCGACGAGCGCGGCTGGATCGACCATGTCGTGACACAGGATCACGGCGAACTCCACGGCGATCTCTTCATCGACTGCACGGGGTTCCGCGGCGTTCTGCTCAACCGTGCACTCGATGTGCCCTTCATCTCGTACCAAGACACCCTGCCCAATGACAGTGCGGTGGCCCTCCAAGTGCCACTGGACATGAAGAAGAACGGTATCCGTCCCTGTACGACGGCAACGGCCCAGGATGCCGGATGGATATGGACGATACCGCTCTTCGGCCGTATCGGAACCGGATACGTCTATGCCAAGGACTATCTCTCACCGGAGGAGGCCGAGCGTACCCTGCGTGAATTTGTGGGGCCGGCGGGTGCCGAGGCAGAGGCGAATCACATTCGTATGCGCATCGGCCGGAGCCGCGAATCCTGGGTGAACAACTGCGTGGCCATCGGTCTTTCCAGCGGATTCGTCGAACCTCTGGAATCGACGGGGATCTTCTTCATTCACCATGCCATCGAGCAGTTGGTACGGCATTTCCCGGCAGCCGACTGGAACCCCAAGCTGAGGGGCTTGTACAACTCGGCCGTCGCCAATGTAATGGACGGCGTACGGGAATTCCTCGTCCTGCACTACAAGGGCGCCGCACGCAATGACACCCAGTACTGGAAGGACGCCAAGACGCGGGACGTGCCCGACGCGCTGGCCGGACGTCTGGAAGCGTGGCAGGCACGGCTGCCGGGATCCGAGGATGTCTTCCCCTATTACCATGGGCTGCCGCCGTACTCGTACAACTGCATCCTGCTCGGCACCGGCGGCATCAAGCCTCCGCCGTCACCCGCGCTGTCCCTCACCGATGAGAAGTCGGCACAGAAGGAGTTCGCGGCCATCCATGACAAGGCGCGGCACATGGTCGACAGACTGCCTTCGCACTACGACTACTTCGCGCGGATGCGAGGGCTCGATGCCTGA